The following are encoded in a window of bacterium SCSIO 12643 genomic DNA:
- the eno gene encoding phosphopyruvate hydratase produces the protein MSIISNIHARQVLDSRGNPTVEVEVMTNQGIVGRAIVPSGASTGIHEAVELRDNDKGVYMGKGVLNAVNNVNTILNEQLNGSYIFDQLAIDSAMLAIDGTPNKANIGANAILGVSMAMARAAADTVGLPLYKYIGGVSARTLPVPMMNILNGGSHADNKIDIQEFMIMPAGASSFSEGLRWGTEVFHHLKSVLQSKGMSTNVGDEGGFAPNLSSNEEALEVIIQAIEKAGYRPGEDIYLALDAASSEFYLKDEKVYHLHKSSGEKLTSAEMVDYLDNWTKKYPIVSIEDGLDEDDWTGWKMLTDRMGDRVQLVGDDLFVTNTNRLKQGIDQDIANSILIKVNQIGTLSETIAAVDMAHRSSYTSVMSHRSGETEDTTIADLAVALNTGQIKTGSASRTDRIAKYNQLLRIEEELGKQAYYIGKDLKFL, from the coding sequence ATGAGTATTATTAGTAACATTCATGCACGTCAGGTATTAGACTCACGTGGAAACCCTACCGTTGAAGTAGAAGTAATGACCAACCAGGGAATTGTTGGTCGTGCTATTGTTCCTTCTGGAGCTTCAACCGGAATTCATGAAGCGGTAGAATTGCGCGATAATGATAAAGGTGTTTACATGGGTAAAGGTGTACTAAATGCTGTAAACAATGTTAATACGATATTGAATGAGCAATTAAATGGAAGTTACATTTTTGACCAATTGGCTATCGATTCAGCAATGTTAGCTATCGATGGAACCCCGAATAAAGCCAATATTGGTGCAAATGCAATTTTGGGCGTATCTATGGCTATGGCGAGAGCTGCAGCTGATACAGTTGGTTTACCATTGTATAAATATATTGGAGGTGTAAGTGCAAGGACTTTACCTGTACCAATGATGAATATTTTGAATGGTGGTTCACACGCAGATAATAAGATCGATATTCAGGAATTTATGATTATGCCTGCCGGGGCATCTTCTTTTAGTGAAGGATTACGTTGGGGAACAGAAGTATTCCACCATTTGAAATCTGTACTTCAATCCAAAGGGATGTCGACTAATGTTGGTGATGAGGGAGGTTTTGCACCAAACTTATCTTCAAATGAAGAAGCATTAGAAGTGATTATCCAGGCAATCGAAAAAGCAGGATATCGTCCAGGTGAAGACATTTATTTAGCATTGGATGCTGCATCTTCGGAGTTCTATTTGAAAGATGAAAAAGTGTATCATTTACATAAATCTTCTGGAGAGAAATTAACTTCAGCAGAGATGGTGGATTATTTAGACAACTGGACAAAAAAATATCCTATCGTTTCAATTGAAGATGGATTGGATGAAGATGACTGGACAGGATGGAAAATGTTGACTGATAGAATGGGAGATCGTGTACAATTAGTTGGTGATGATTTATTCGTAACAAATACCAATAGATTGAAACAGGGAATCGATCAGGATATTGCAAACTCGATTTTGATTAAGGTGAATCAAATCGGTACATTGTCTGAAACTATTGCAGCTGTAGATATGGCACATAGAAGTTCATATACTTCTGTTATGAGTCACAGATCTGGGGAAACTGAAGATACTACAATTGCAGATTTAGCTGTAGCATTGAATACAGGACAAATTAAAACAGGTTCTGCATCAAGAACAGATAGAATAGCGAAGTACAACCAATTATTAAGAATTGAGGAAGAGCTTGGAAAACAGGCATATTATATAGGAAAAGATTTGAAATTCCTATGA
- a CDS encoding GWxTD domain-containing protein: protein MNKLKFFIIGLIIITFSQSCKRGVSLSETDFKDMYSSNADVPQPRFKVFHASDSESEIYYMFENRGLKYSKDLAGENQMAQVRIAWQLYNDYSSNEIIDSSSFVKIDTIATRGLFQLQGMFKMKLQFGQDYILKVTTTDLNTSKKTISFISIYKKDPNNRQFYKVLLKETNTVLFRNYFYADEQLRIVYNHKSTDKFIGRYYGTIFPVSNPPFSLSSPQPFDFENYDPLTVELKNDTANFEANEPGIYHFSTHTESKYSGLTLFQYSNEFPEVNSVKELLDPLRFVTSKREYAKMKKYQDPKKAIDEFWLSTTPDPEKAKKMIKGYYKRVENANYFFTSFKEGWKTDRGIIYIVFGPPNVVYRSLTGESWTYGEQSNYKSLTFNFAKVNNPFTNNDYTLQRSTVYKNPWYRAIDTWRQGKVASLEY, encoded by the coding sequence ATGAATAAATTAAAGTTTTTCATCATCGGGCTTATCATCATTACTTTTAGTCAAAGTTGTAAGCGTGGTGTATCTCTTAGTGAAACGGACTTTAAAGACATGTATTCAAGTAATGCAGATGTACCTCAACCCCGATTTAAAGTATTTCATGCCTCAGATTCTGAATCTGAAATCTATTATATGTTTGAAAATCGTGGTCTGAAATACTCAAAAGATTTAGCTGGAGAAAACCAAATGGCTCAGGTGAGAATAGCCTGGCAATTATATAATGACTATTCGTCTAATGAAATCATTGATAGTTCCTCTTTTGTGAAAATTGATACCATTGCAACCAGAGGGCTCTTTCAATTACAGGGAATGTTCAAAATGAAACTCCAATTTGGACAAGATTATATATTAAAAGTAACTACAACTGACTTAAACACCAGTAAAAAGACTATTTCATTTATCTCCATTTATAAGAAAGACCCCAACAACCGTCAATTCTATAAAGTTTTACTCAAAGAAACCAATACGGTATTGTTCCGAAATTACTTTTACGCAGACGAACAACTTCGAATCGTATACAACCACAAATCAACTGATAAATTTATTGGTCGATATTATGGCACCATATTCCCGGTTTCAAACCCACCGTTTTCGCTTTCTTCTCCTCAGCCTTTTGATTTTGAGAATTATGATCCATTAACAGTAGAATTAAAGAATGACACAGCCAACTTTGAAGCGAATGAGCCAGGAATTTACCATTTTTCTACCCATACGGAATCTAAATATTCAGGACTTACCTTATTTCAATATTCGAATGAGTTTCCTGAAGTAAACTCAGTTAAAGAACTGCTCGATCCATTAAGGTTTGTTACGTCTAAAAGGGAGTATGCTAAAATGAAAAAATATCAGGATCCTAAAAAAGCGATTGATGAGTTTTGGCTAAGTACTACGCCTGATCCTGAAAAGGCCAAAAAGATGATCAAAGGATATTACAAACGTGTAGAAAATGCGAATTACTTTTTTACCTCCTTCAAAGAAGGCTGGAAAACAGATAGAGGGATCATTTATATTGTGTTTGGTCCACCAAATGTGGTATATAGATCATTAACCGGTGAGAGCTGGACATATGGAGAACAAAGCAATTACAAATCTCTTACATTCAATTTTGCCAAAGTAAACAACCCGTTTACGAATAATGACTATACTTTGCAGCGATCTACGGTATATAAAAATCCGTGGTATCGTGCAATTGATACATGGAGACAAGGCAAAGTGGCTTCATTAGAATACTAA
- a CDS encoding T9SS type A sorting domain-containing protein gives MKIFTSLFLFLLTSIIGFSQIGVYPNEENLRSDTIDVLDYEIHLDITDFSNQSLSGYTVVKCTPLLSNVNSINLDLLHFNIDSILLNHNLLTYQYNDTLLHVNLGSSFNVNDTLNIEVYYHGTTRKDPSGWGGVYFGSDYAFNLGVGFEDRPHNIGRYWFPCFDNFKERSTYNIYLTTPSTHYGTSIGELVSSTPLPNNKVEWYWKLDETIPTYLSMFAVNYYTIVHDNYVGLQRTIPIDLFAKSSDTNNLKASFANLKAAMDAFENLYGPYQFNKIGYTVVNFSSGAMEHASNITYPNNTVDGTLNSETLMAHELAHQWWGNYATTLTPEDMWLNEGMASFSANYFLEAVYGWETAKPEVKSILYNILKKAHIDEGGYLAISGVPHSLTYGDHVYRKGALVAQNLRMLLGESNFGPAVTGFLNSRAFQNMSSLQLRDYLQNTTSRDVDGFFDGWVFNGGFPDYKIDSVISVPNNNLYDVTIHVSQRLNHAPQQFSEIPLEIGFYDDTFGYTTKEIMVGPNSSTLTTTLSYDPSMVTLNPNNKLCYATTDDIHVIKTTGQINYNNAMMTVNVSSVNDSALLKIEHHWSAPDHIKDWANQPYLLSNYRYWKIDGIWSSNFEASAGFFYDGRQSNGYLDSLLVKNTEDSLVVLYRQNAADDWVEYPHYTKNTLGGSNNMFGRIELTKLLKGEYTLANIDHSVLGLTPTIQKDVPEIRVYPNPSNEKITIAWNSSLKPNSIEIYSLNGTRVLSISPNQSGSQSFNTKVLKQGNYIAKVIFDNESYSSQFTVLKD, from the coding sequence ATGAAAATATTTACATCTTTATTTTTATTCCTACTTACCAGTATAATTGGCTTCAGCCAAATTGGGGTTTATCCCAATGAAGAAAATTTAAGAAGTGATACCATCGATGTTTTAGATTATGAAATTCATTTGGACATTACAGATTTTTCAAATCAATCTTTAAGCGGATATACCGTAGTGAAATGTACTCCTCTGTTGTCAAATGTCAATTCTATTAATCTGGATTTACTTCACTTCAATATAGATTCTATTCTATTGAATCATAATTTACTCACCTATCAATACAACGATACTCTTCTACATGTGAATCTAGGAAGTTCATTTAATGTCAACGATACATTAAACATTGAAGTGTATTATCATGGGACAACGCGTAAAGATCCTTCAGGATGGGGAGGAGTTTATTTCGGTTCTGATTATGCTTTTAATCTGGGAGTTGGCTTTGAAGATCGCCCGCACAATATTGGCAGATACTGGTTTCCTTGTTTTGACAATTTTAAAGAACGTTCTACGTATAACATTTATCTAACGACTCCAAGTACACATTATGGAACGAGCATTGGAGAACTGGTTTCTTCTACTCCTTTACCCAATAATAAGGTAGAATGGTATTGGAAACTCGATGAAACCATTCCTACTTATTTATCCATGTTTGCGGTAAATTATTATACGATTGTCCATGACAATTATGTAGGACTTCAACGTACAATTCCTATAGATTTATTTGCTAAATCTTCTGACACCAATAATCTGAAAGCATCATTTGCCAATTTAAAAGCGGCAATGGATGCTTTTGAAAATCTATATGGTCCATACCAGTTCAATAAAATTGGCTATACCGTAGTAAATTTTTCATCAGGTGCCATGGAACATGCCAGTAACATCACTTATCCAAATAATACGGTGGACGGCACATTAAACAGTGAAACACTCATGGCGCACGAATTGGCACATCAATGGTGGGGAAATTACGCAACTACGCTAACTCCGGAAGATATGTGGCTCAATGAAGGAATGGCTAGTTTCAGTGCCAACTATTTCCTGGAAGCAGTGTATGGTTGGGAAACGGCAAAGCCAGAGGTAAAATCTATCCTGTATAACATTTTAAAGAAAGCCCATATTGATGAGGGAGGCTACCTGGCTATTTCCGGAGTACCTCACTCGCTTACCTATGGAGATCATGTTTACAGAAAAGGGGCTCTTGTTGCACAGAATCTAAGAATGTTATTAGGTGAAAGTAATTTCGGTCCGGCCGTAACCGGATTTCTTAACTCACGAGCTTTCCAAAATATGTCTAGTCTTCAACTTAGAGATTATTTACAAAACACTACTTCAAGAGATGTAGACGGTTTCTTTGATGGATGGGTGTTTAATGGAGGTTTCCCCGATTATAAAATTGATTCGGTAATATCAGTTCCCAACAATAATCTTTATGATGTCACTATACATGTTTCTCAAAGATTAAATCATGCGCCACAACAATTTTCAGAGATTCCATTGGAAATTGGCTTTTATGACGACACATTTGGTTATACTACTAAAGAAATCATGGTAGGGCCTAATTCATCAACATTGACCACGACCTTATCTTATGATCCTTCAATGGTCACATTGAACCCTAATAACAAGTTGTGTTATGCAACAACAGATGATATTCATGTGATTAAGACAACCGGACAAATCAACTATAACAATGCAATGATGACCGTAAATGTAAGTTCAGTTAACGATTCCGCATTATTAAAAATTGAGCATCACTGGTCAGCTCCAGATCACATTAAAGATTGGGCAAATCAACCATATCTTTTATCTAACTATCGCTACTGGAAAATTGATGGTATCTGGTCTTCTAACTTTGAAGCTTCTGCAGGATTCTTTTATGATGGCCGTCAATCTAATGGCTATCTGGATTCCTTACTTGTAAAAAACACAGAAGATAGTCTAGTAGTTTTATACCGACAAAATGCAGCTGATGATTGGGTGGAATATCCACATTATACCAAAAACACTTTAGGAGGGTCCAATAACATGTTTGGAAGAATTGAACTTACCAAATTATTAAAGGGGGAATATACTCTAGCGAATATTGATCATTCGGTTCTAGGTCTTACCCCTACCATTCAAAAAGATGTTCCGGAAATTCGAGTGTATCCTAATCCAAGTAACGAAAAAATCACAATCGCCTGGAACTCATCTTTAAAACCGAATAGTATTGAAATTTATTCACTTAATGGTACCAGAGTTCTTTCGATTTCACCGAACCAAAGTGGCTCCCAAAGCTTCAATACTAAAGTTTTAAAGCAGGGAAACTATATCGCTAAAGTTATATTTGACAACGAAAGCTACTCCAGTCAGTTTACGGTATTAAAAGACTAG
- a CDS encoding choice-of-anchor L domain-containing protein, which produces MKKLYSLLFFVWVGIYASAQVTVNNTTMTVEQFVQNVLIGNGVTISNVQFNGGAANIVNAQVGSFQDVNMDVGLSSGLILGSGSVSMAAQLNTGGGSSLGGGTGVGSDPDLASITPNTIFDECVIEFDFIPSGDTISFNYVFASEEYDEYACGTVNDAFGFFLTGTNPAGGNYSAHNIALIPDPANPGTFTSTPVSINTVNIGVAGTNGVLANCTNIDPNFASYNVFYTQNTTNTYEYDGKTVVLKAVAAVNCGETYHIKLAIGDGGDGSYDSGVFLEGGSFSSSVVEVNVVTATGDSNIIEGCDSAILNLTRPDTSGSYTVHFDITGSATNGVDYNFLVDSVTFSPGQSTVGLGIVPISDGNNEGQEVVTITVYTINPCGDTITSVGHIYILDLPNMQTYTSDTTIRCPATIPIGASASGASSPFAYVWTDKAGNTLGNTDQINVTVNATDTFYVAITDSCNLVTITDSVIVNLNMTPLSLTVSPDTNICPGHNISIQAQGAGGVTPYSYLWDNGAGTSGIQVSPSNNTIYYVTLTDSCNVSSVVDSVEITTTFPPLTLSVSNDTSICPGDSVVLNAFVGGGLPPYTYSWSPGGGTTSSIKVGATNTTTWAVTVSDFCGVTNLEDSVEVNTDYDSIIIAPIVWDEVCMDDTVVFNATVSGGKPPYQYVWSYGALQQTGNPVKFVAQLGVITPSNLVVTDVCNISKTEVYTLLVKPCTVEAPNIFSPNGDGMNDYLFFNGLEDFPNNKLQVYNRWGKLIYEKETYRNEWDGEGFPEGTYYFILELNDNKNTVEKGTVTIVR; this is translated from the coding sequence ATGAAGAAACTGTATTCTCTGTTATTTTTTGTGTGGGTAGGTATTTATGCAAGTGCGCAGGTGACTGTAAATAATACTACCATGACCGTAGAGCAGTTTGTTCAGAATGTATTGATTGGAAATGGAGTAACGATTTCGAATGTTCAATTTAATGGTGGTGCGGCAAACATTGTTAATGCTCAGGTAGGTTCTTTTCAGGATGTGAATATGGACGTAGGCCTGTCCAGCGGGTTAATTTTAGGATCTGGAAGTGTGAGTATGGCCGCACAGTTAAATACTGGAGGAGGAAGTAGTTTAGGCGGTGGTACCGGAGTTGGTTCTGATCCGGATTTAGCGAGTATCACACCAAACACCATTTTTGATGAATGTGTGATCGAATTTGACTTTATTCCATCCGGAGATACGATTTCATTTAATTATGTTTTTGCGTCAGAAGAATATGATGAATATGCGTGTGGAACGGTAAATGACGCATTTGGTTTTTTTCTTACCGGGACCAATCCGGCTGGAGGTAATTATTCAGCACATAATATTGCATTGATACCTGATCCAGCCAATCCAGGCACTTTTACATCTACACCTGTATCTATTAATACGGTAAATATAGGTGTGGCTGGAACAAATGGAGTATTAGCTAATTGTACCAATATTGATCCCAATTTTGCATCTTACAATGTATTCTATACGCAAAATACCACAAACACATATGAGTATGATGGAAAGACAGTTGTACTTAAAGCTGTGGCTGCAGTAAACTGTGGTGAAACGTATCATATTAAATTAGCTATTGGTGACGGAGGAGATGGATCTTATGATTCTGGAGTATTTTTAGAAGGAGGAAGTTTTAGCTCATCTGTAGTGGAAGTAAATGTGGTTACAGCGACAGGTGATTCCAATATTATTGAAGGATGTGACAGTGCGATTTTGAATTTAACACGTCCAGATACTTCAGGTAGCTATACTGTACATTTTGATATTACTGGATCAGCAACGAATGGTGTTGATTATAATTTTCTTGTAGATAGTGTGACATTTAGTCCTGGTCAATCAACAGTTGGACTTGGAATTGTACCAATTTCAGATGGAAATAATGAGGGACAGGAAGTGGTGACCATTACAGTTTATACGATAAATCCTTGTGGGGATACGATTACTTCTGTTGGTCACATTTACATTCTTGATTTACCCAATATGCAAACCTATACTTCGGATACAACCATTAGGTGCCCGGCCACGATACCAATAGGCGCTTCGGCTTCCGGGGCATCATCTCCGTTTGCCTATGTGTGGACCGATAAAGCGGGTAATACGCTAGGCAATACCGATCAGATCAATGTGACAGTTAATGCGACAGATACTTTTTATGTAGCGATTACAGATAGTTGTAATCTGGTCACGATTACAGATTCGGTTATTGTCAATTTGAATATGACACCATTATCGCTGACTGTGTCTCCGGATACCAATATTTGTCCCGGACATAATATTTCCATTCAAGCACAAGGAGCAGGTGGAGTTACTCCATATAGTTATTTATGGGATAATGGTGCGGGAACTTCCGGTATTCAGGTTTCTCCTTCAAATAATACGATTTATTATGTGACATTAACCGATAGTTGTAATGTTTCATCAGTAGTGGATAGTGTTGAGATAACAACTACGTTCCCTCCCTTAACTTTATCAGTTAGTAATGATACGAGTATCTGTCCAGGAGATTCAGTAGTTTTAAATGCTTTTGTCGGTGGTGGTTTACCCCCTTATACGTATTCATGGTCTCCAGGAGGAGGAACAACTTCTTCAATTAAAGTTGGAGCTACAAACACTACAACCTGGGCTGTAACAGTTTCAGATTTTTGTGGCGTGACTAATTTGGAAGATAGTGTAGAAGTCAATACAGATTATGATTCTATCATTATCGCGCCAATTGTTTGGGATGAAGTATGTATGGATGATACGGTTGTGTTTAATGCCACCGTTTCGGGAGGAAAGCCTCCGTATCAGTATGTATGGTCATATGGCGCATTACAGCAAACGGGTAATCCCGTGAAATTTGTGGCACAGTTGGGTGTAATTACACCTTCTAATTTGGTCGTTACAGATGTATGTAATATTTCAAAAACAGAAGTATATACGTTATTGGTAAAACCGTGTACAGTAGAAGCTCCAAATATATTCTCTCCAAATGGCGATGGAATGAATGATTATTTGTTCTTTAATGGGTTGGAAGATTTTCCGAATAATAAACTTCAGGTATATAACCGATGGGGTAAATTGATATATGAAAAAGAGACTTATCGAAACGAATGGGATGGAGAAGGATTCCCAGAAGGGACGTACTATTTTATTCTGGAGCTGAATGATAATAAGAATACAGTAGAAAAAGGAACTGTTACAATAGTTAGATAG
- the rmuC gene encoding DNA recombination protein RmuC, giving the protein MNDLNLIIGFGTSFIIAIIFLLKWRDDQKRIRSLTSERDQLTHSLNQSQIDQAKLEGQILPLQESIKKLEFELGKKQTSQNELLQENAKLFATNLNLQKEQQELVNIEARLKKEFENISHKIIEQNASSFNESSSTNIKNVLEPFKQKLEHFEKGLNDKYLNEVKDKTALKTEISKLIELNTKLSDDAVNLTKALTGDNKLQGNWGEIILQNVLEKSGLEKDAEFVTQKSLQQNGTKFVPDAIIYLPDNKHIIVDAKVSLKAYNEMINSENQDHQKTALRNHLISLKSHIKELSSKGYYELESLNSPEFTLLFLPIESSFSITLKKDTELFNYAWERNIIIVSPTTLLATLRTIASIWKHEKQTQHVMEIAKEGGALHDKFVAFMDDFEKIAYNIQQSQKSYDNAFNKLSSGKGNIIKRTNNLKNLGAKAKKALSSELIEKAENSILQSPSNE; this is encoded by the coding sequence ATGAACGATCTCAATCTTATTATAGGCTTTGGTACTTCATTCATTATTGCCATCATTTTTTTACTTAAATGGCGTGATGATCAAAAAAGAATTCGTTCTCTAACCTCGGAGCGGGATCAACTCACCCATTCTTTGAATCAATCACAAATTGATCAAGCCAAGCTGGAGGGGCAGATTTTACCACTTCAAGAAAGCATTAAAAAATTAGAATTTGAACTGGGTAAAAAACAAACCAGCCAAAATGAATTGCTACAGGAAAATGCAAAACTATTTGCGACTAATTTAAACTTACAAAAAGAACAACAAGAACTTGTAAATATTGAAGCCCGACTTAAAAAAGAATTTGAAAATATCAGTCATAAAATCATCGAGCAAAATGCTTCTAGTTTTAATGAAAGCAGTTCAACCAACATCAAAAATGTATTAGAACCATTTAAACAAAAACTAGAACATTTCGAGAAAGGGTTAAATGACAAATACCTGAATGAAGTCAAAGACAAAACTGCGCTCAAAACTGAAATTTCAAAGCTGATCGAACTAAACACCAAGTTGAGTGACGATGCCGTGAATTTGACCAAAGCACTAACTGGTGACAATAAATTACAAGGTAATTGGGGAGAAATCATTCTTCAAAATGTACTGGAAAAATCAGGTTTAGAAAAAGACGCAGAGTTCGTTACTCAGAAAAGTTTGCAACAAAATGGAACCAAGTTTGTCCCTGACGCGATAATATACTTACCTGATAACAAACACATCATCGTTGATGCCAAGGTTTCATTAAAAGCCTATAATGAAATGATTAATTCGGAAAACCAAGATCATCAGAAAACCGCTTTGCGTAATCATCTCATCTCGCTTAAGTCACACATTAAGGAACTCAGTAGTAAAGGGTATTACGAATTAGAATCATTGAATTCACCTGAGTTTACACTTTTATTTCTACCCATTGAATCCTCATTTAGCATTACCTTAAAAAAAGATACGGAATTATTCAATTACGCATGGGAAAGAAATATCATTATTGTTAGCCCTACCACGCTTTTAGCTACACTGAGAACTATTGCTTCCATATGGAAACATGAAAAACAGACACAACATGTAATGGAAATTGCTAAAGAAGGTGGAGCACTACATGATAAATTCGTTGCTTTTATGGATGATTTTGAAAAAATCGCATACAATATCCAACAAAGTCAAAAATCATATGACAATGCTTTTAACAAGCTTTCAAGTGGAAAAGGTAATATTATCAAACGTACGAATAACTTAAAAAATCTTGGTGCTAAAGCGAAAAAGGCTTTATCTTCCGAGCTTATAGAAAAGGCAGAAAACTCAATTTTACAATCACCATCAAATGAATAA
- a CDS encoding citrate synthase: MADKIEIKYDGQSFELPIIEGTEKEKAIDVAKLRAETGLVTLDFGYKNTGSTVSKITYLDGENGVLRYRGYNIDELAEKASFLEIAFLLIYGHLPKKDEFDAWAGEIKQHTLIHEDFRKIFEGFPSNAHPMGVLSSMVTSLTAFYPESLDPNRSMDEVKLSIIRLIAKMPTMAAWSYKNEKGHPVMYPNNRLDYVENFLHMMFALPTDDYEVNPVVAKALNKLLILHADHEQNCSASTVRLVGSSHASLYVSISAGINALWGPLHGGANQAVIEMLEAIRNDGGDTEKFIAKAKDKDDPFRLMGFGHRVYKNFDPRARILKAAADDVLAALGVNDPILDIAKKLEKHALEDEYFVKRKLYPNVDFYSGIIYRALGIPTEMFTVMFALGRLPGWIAQWLENRTNNEPIGRPRQIYMGENSRDYVPMEDR, from the coding sequence ATGGCAGATAAGATAGAAATAAAATATGATGGACAGAGTTTTGAGCTTCCTATAATTGAAGGAACTGAAAAGGAAAAAGCCATCGATGTTGCAAAATTGAGAGCAGAAACCGGTTTGGTAACTCTTGATTTTGGGTATAAAAATACAGGTTCAACGGTAAGTAAGATCACTTATTTAGATGGAGAGAATGGTGTTTTAAGGTACCGTGGATATAACATTGATGAATTAGCTGAAAAAGCTAGTTTTCTGGAGATCGCGTTTCTATTGATTTATGGACACCTACCAAAGAAAGATGAATTTGATGCATGGGCTGGAGAAATCAAGCAACATACATTAATTCATGAGGATTTTAGAAAAATATTTGAAGGCTTTCCATCAAATGCACACCCAATGGGAGTTTTGTCTTCAATGGTAACAAGTTTGACCGCTTTTTATCCTGAATCTTTAGATCCAAACAGATCTATGGATGAAGTAAAATTGAGTATCATTCGTTTGATCGCTAAAATGCCAACAATGGCAGCGTGGTCTTACAAGAATGAGAAAGGTCATCCGGTGATGTATCCAAACAACAGATTGGATTATGTAGAGAATTTCTTACATATGATGTTTGCTTTACCAACAGATGATTACGAAGTAAATCCAGTGGTAGCAAAAGCTTTAAATAAATTATTGATCTTACATGCGGATCACGAGCAAAACTGTTCTGCTTCAACAGTAAGATTGGTAGGATCTTCTCATGCAAGTTTATATGTTTCTATTTCTGCTGGTATTAATGCATTATGGGGACCTCTTCATGGTGGAGCGAATCAGGCGGTAATTGAGATGTTGGAAGCGATCAGAAATGATGGCGGTGATACAGAGAAGTTTATTGCGAAAGCGAAAGATAAAGATGATCCATTTAGATTGATGGGATTCGGTCATAGAGTATATAAAAACTTCGATCCGCGTGCTAGAATCCTGAAAGCAGCAGCTGATGATGTATTGGCGGCACTTGGAGTAAATGATCCAATTCTTGATATTGCTAAGAAATTAGAGAAACACGCTTTGGAAGATGAGTATTTCGTGAAGCGTAAACTTTATCCAAACGTGGATTTCTACTCTGGAATTATTTACCGTGCACTTGGAATCCCAACCGAGATGTTTACAGTAATGTTTGCATTAGGTCGCCTTCCAGGATGGATTGCACAATGGTTAGAGAATAGAACGAATAATGAACCTATTGGTCGACCAAGACAAATTTATATGGGAGAGAATTCTCGTGATTATGTTCCTATGGAAGATAGATAG
- the rlmB gene encoding 23S rRNA (guanosine(2251)-2'-O)-methyltransferase RlmB: MAKKLENIIFGLHPVEEALLEHKDIDKIMVSRDEKKSDFVEIKKLARQNGIYVQDVPKEKLNRITRKNHQGIIAFTSPIEFQNIENLLPSIYEEGEIPLFLALDGVTDVRNFGALARTAECAGVHGIIIPQRGTAPINGDAVKTSVGALLKIPVSKTPNLINTLKFLKDSGLKVISCSEKGAETIYEVPLTEPTVIVMGGEDVGISQDILKISDHIAQIPMKGTINSLNVSVAGAIIMFEASRQRN; the protein is encoded by the coding sequence ATGGCTAAAAAATTAGAGAATATCATATTCGGGTTACACCCGGTTGAAGAAGCATTATTAGAACATAAGGATATTGACAAAATCATGGTCTCCAGAGACGAGAAGAAATCTGATTTTGTTGAGATCAAAAAATTAGCACGTCAGAATGGCATTTATGTTCAGGATGTCCCTAAAGAAAAACTCAATAGAATAACGAGAAAAAACCATCAGGGAATTATTGCGTTCACTTCTCCAATTGAGTTCCAAAACATTGAAAATTTACTTCCATCCATTTATGAGGAAGGGGAAATACCTTTATTTCTGGCATTAGATGGTGTAACCGATGTAAGAAACTTTGGTGCGTTAGCACGTACTGCAGAATGTGCCGGAGTACACGGAATTATCATCCCACAAAGAGGAACGGCTCCAATTAATGGAGATGCAGTTAAAACCTCAGTCGGTGCATTATTAAAAATTCCGGTAAGTAAAACACCAAACCTGATCAATACCTTAAAATTCCTAAAGGACTCTGGATTAAAAGTAATCTCTTGTTCAGAAAAAGGGGCTGAAACCATTTACGAAGTTCCATTAACAGAGCCTACCGTAATCGTCATGGGTGGTGAAGATGTGGGTATTTCTCAGGATATTCTGAAAATATCGGATCACATTGCACAGATTCCAATGAAAGGCACCATCAACTCTTTGAATGTCTCTGTAGCCGGGGCAATTATTATGTTTGAAGCAAGTAGACAACGAAATTAG